From one Chlamydia sp. 04-14 genomic stretch:
- the ftsH gene encoding ATP-dependent zinc metalloprotease FtsH: protein MSKDKKMKPESKKNFPTVFFFLLFGVIFGVIAVQNFLVAKKARVSFSHQLEHLVNLKLIYPEDSRKIALNDNLVSFSGRFRESPTAESQLRYHYLELIDQRHQLEFDLQEINKSLDNLSKEVESSVLWFSAISGSPIPETGYLISPSVELGKSSLAALVVQGSNNFQIINLRSLEQRYQTLPRSSESLRTFGSDLYELIGKYLSPALGVGSESLKRELKDLYQQVELSLTQSMDAEQLGILYQKVLGSLQRISSSLALSDNGERFGQLRSVRLYREERSKYEKLVEDSQINQAQLDKLRGELSQVVWYFNNQELSSRALEKQDPEVFAHWFSGAKQEWEGFSHNRTLTFKAPDQPRNLVLEKTFKSEEPAPHYIGYLFTFLPIILVLVFVYFVFSRQVRGMNGSAMSFGKSPARLLMKGQNKVTFADVAGIEEAKEELIEIVDFLKNPTKFTSLGGRIPKGVLLIGPPGTGKTLIAKAVSGEADRPFFSIAGSDFVEMFVGVGASRIRDMFEQAKRNAPCIIFIDEIDAVGRHRGAGIGGGHDEREQTLNQLLVEMDGFGTNEGVILMAATNRPDVLDKALLRPGRFDRRVVMNLPDIKGRFEILAVHAKRIKLDPTVDLMAVARSTPGASGADLENLLNEAALLAARKDRTAVTAVDVAEARDKVLYGKERRSLEMDAEERKTTAYHESGHAVVGLCVQHADPVDKVTIIPRGLSLGATHFLPEKNKLSYWKKELFDQLAVLMGGRAAEDIFLGDISSGAQQDISQATKLVRSMVCEWGMSEQLGTVTYDERSDASTGYGSYHEKSYSEETAKAIDGELRALLDAAYQRALTIIREHRDEVELMTQMLIEFETLDAKDVKEIMDHTWDPEKKRARLKEEGMLFKKVSDDLPPPPPQEDAMKDGTLKLNNTTT from the coding sequence CGGTATTTTTTTTCCTTCTATTTGGTGTAATCTTCGGCGTGATCGCTGTTCAAAATTTTTTAGTCGCCAAGAAAGCCCGGGTCAGTTTTAGCCATCAGCTAGAGCATTTAGTAAACTTAAAATTGATTTATCCCGAAGATAGCCGAAAGATTGCTCTGAATGATAATTTAGTTTCATTTAGTGGACGTTTTCGTGAATCTCCAACAGCTGAAAGTCAGCTACGCTATCATTATTTAGAGTTGATAGATCAAAGACATCAATTAGAATTTGATCTTCAAGAAATAAATAAGAGTTTAGATAACCTCTCAAAAGAGGTGGAGAGCTCTGTTTTATGGTTTTCTGCGATTTCCGGATCACCTATTCCTGAAACAGGATATTTGATTTCTCCTAGTGTGGAATTAGGAAAATCTTCTTTAGCAGCTCTTGTAGTTCAAGGTTCAAATAATTTCCAAATTATCAATTTACGTTCTTTAGAGCAGCGTTATCAAACTCTTCCTAGATCTAGTGAAAGTCTACGTACATTTGGTTCAGATTTATATGAACTTATTGGAAAGTATTTATCTCCAGCTTTAGGTGTGGGTTCTGAGAGTTTAAAACGTGAGCTAAAAGATCTCTATCAACAAGTGGAGCTTTCTCTAACACAATCGATGGATGCTGAGCAGCTTGGTATTCTTTATCAGAAAGTTTTAGGTTCTTTACAGAGAATTTCTTCATCACTGGCTTTATCTGATAATGGTGAGCGTTTTGGTCAGTTGCGTTCAGTACGTCTGTATCGTGAAGAACGTAGTAAATATGAGAAACTTGTCGAAGATAGTCAGATCAATCAAGCGCAGTTGGATAAGCTTCGAGGAGAACTTAGCCAGGTAGTTTGGTATTTCAATAATCAGGAATTATCTTCTCGGGCTTTAGAAAAACAAGATCCTGAAGTATTTGCTCATTGGTTTTCTGGAGCGAAACAAGAGTGGGAAGGTTTTTCTCATAACCGCACCTTAACTTTTAAGGCTCCTGATCAGCCACGTAATTTGGTATTAGAGAAAACATTTAAAAGTGAAGAGCCTGCTCCGCATTATATAGGATACCTGTTTACATTTTTACCCATTATCCTTGTGCTTGTCTTTGTTTATTTCGTCTTTTCCAGACAAGTACGTGGTATGAATGGCTCTGCGATGTCGTTCGGAAAATCTCCCGCACGTTTGTTAATGAAGGGACAAAATAAAGTTACCTTTGCTGATGTTGCGGGTATTGAAGAAGCTAAAGAAGAGCTAATAGAGATTGTAGACTTTCTAAAAAATCCTACGAAGTTTACGAGTTTAGGGGGAAGAATCCCTAAAGGTGTATTATTAATAGGACCTCCTGGAACAGGAAAAACATTGATAGCCAAAGCAGTTTCTGGGGAAGCGGATCGACCATTCTTCTCGATAGCGGGTTCAGATTTTGTAGAGATGTTTGTTGGGGTCGGTGCCAGTCGTATTCGTGATATGTTTGAGCAAGCTAAAAGAAATGCTCCTTGTATCATTTTTATTGATGAGATTGATGCTGTAGGTCGTCATAGAGGCGCAGGTATCGGTGGTGGTCATGATGAACGAGAACAAACATTAAACCAACTACTTGTTGAGATGGATGGTTTTGGTACGAATGAGGGTGTTATCCTTATGGCTGCAACTAACCGTCCTGACGTATTGGATAAGGCGTTATTACGTCCCGGCCGTTTTGACCGTCGTGTGGTTATGAATTTACCTGATATTAAAGGTAGATTTGAAATCCTAGCCGTACATGCTAAGAGAATCAAGTTAGATCCTACTGTAGATCTTATGGCGGTAGCACGAAGTACCCCAGGAGCTTCTGGAGCTGATTTAGAGAACTTATTAAATGAAGCAGCTCTTCTTGCTGCTCGTAAGGATCGTACTGCTGTGACTGCTGTAGATGTTGCAGAGGCTCGTGATAAGGTTCTCTATGGTAAAGAACGTCGTAGTTTAGAAATGGATGCTGAAGAAAGAAAAACAACAGCATATCATGAATCCGGACATGCTGTTGTAGGTCTTTGTGTGCAACACGCGGATCCTGTGGATAAAGTCACGATTATTCCTAGAGGTTTATCTTTAGGAGCAACACATTTTCTTCCTGAGAAGAATAAGCTTAGCTATTGGAAAAAAGAACTTTTCGATCAGTTAGCTGTTTTGATGGGAGGACGTGCTGCAGAGGATATCTTTTTGGGAGATATTTCTAGCGGTGCTCAACAAGACATTTCTCAGGCTACAAAATTAGTCCGTAGTATGGTCTGCGAATGGGGAATGAGTGAACAGTTGGGTACTGTAACTTATGACGAACGTTCCGATGCCTCTACGGGTTATGGATCCTATCATGAGAAAAGCTACTCAGAAGAAACAGCAAAAGCTATTGACGGTGAATTAAGAGCATTATTAGATGCTGCTTACCAGCGTGCTTTAACAATTATTAGAGAGCATCGAGATGAAGTAGAGCTTATGACTCAGATGTTGATTGAGTTTGAAACTTTAGATGCTAAAGATGTTAAAGAGATCATGGATCATACATGGGATCCTGAAAAGAAAAGAGCGCGTCTGAAAGAAGAAGGGATGTTATTCAAGAAAGTATCTGATGATTTGCCTCCGCCACCACCTCAAGAAGATGCTATGAAAGATGGTACATTAAAACTAAACAATACCACTACTTAA
- the pnp gene encoding polyribonucleotide nucleotidyltransferase — translation MTFETISVTLEEGKTLVFETGKIARQANGAVLARMQETWVFSSVCASNLEEPVDFLPLRVDYQEKFSSIGKTLGGFIKREGRPTEREILTSRLIDRSMRPSLPNRLMQDVQVLSYVWSYDGVTLPDPIAICGVSAALAISDIPQISIVAGVRVGFVNNSWVVNPTKAEMDVSRMELVLAGTENAILMIEGHCDFFTEEQVIEAIDFGHKHIGTICRAIKDWQRKIGKEKNTDVIVPLPEQVQSSVNTFVEGKFSDLLKIKEKKAFEAASKQLESEIVEKFLEENEVFTALNIKTAFKKAKSDYMRALIREQGLRSDGRSVTTIRPISIDTSFLPRTHGSCLFTRGETQTMAVCTLGSEAMAQRYEDLNGEGLAKFYLQYFFPPFSVGEVGRIGSPGRREIGHGKLAEKALAHTLPDPSKFPYTIRIESNITESNGSSSMASVCGGCLALMDAGVPIRTPIAGIAMGLILDNDHVTILSDISGLEDHLGDMDFKVAGNTEGITAFQMDIKVEGITPAIMQAALTQAKAGRQHILDIMKEALAAPKTDLSQYAPRIETMQIKPNKIATVIGPGGKQIRQIIEEAGVQIDINDSGLVSISASSPQAIEKAKSIIEGLVGEVEVGKIYEGRVTSIVPFGAFVEILPGKEGLCHISEFSKQRIENVGDFVKQGDILAVKLLSINEKGQYKLSHKATLSE, via the coding sequence ATGACATTTGAAACTATTTCCGTTACCCTTGAAGAAGGCAAAACATTAGTATTTGAAACGGGGAAAATTGCTCGTCAGGCTAACGGGGCTGTTCTTGCTCGCATGCAAGAAACTTGGGTCTTTTCATCTGTTTGTGCGTCCAATCTCGAAGAACCGGTAGACTTCCTTCCTTTAAGAGTCGATTATCAAGAAAAATTTTCTTCTATAGGAAAAACTTTAGGTGGGTTCATTAAAAGAGAGGGACGCCCGACTGAAAGAGAAATTTTAACTTCTCGTCTAATAGATCGTTCCATGCGTCCTTCTCTGCCAAACCGGTTAATGCAGGACGTTCAAGTTTTATCTTATGTATGGTCATATGATGGGGTGACTCTCCCCGATCCTATAGCTATTTGCGGGGTTTCCGCAGCGCTAGCTATTTCTGACATTCCTCAAATTAGTATTGTAGCTGGTGTTCGTGTTGGCTTCGTCAACAATAGTTGGGTAGTAAATCCGACAAAAGCTGAGATGGATGTTTCTAGAATGGAACTTGTTTTAGCAGGAACTGAAAATGCTATTTTAATGATTGAAGGTCATTGTGACTTCTTCACAGAAGAGCAGGTTATTGAAGCTATTGATTTTGGTCATAAACACATAGGAACCATCTGCAGAGCAATCAAAGATTGGCAAAGGAAGATTGGTAAGGAAAAGAATACTGATGTGATTGTCCCTCTTCCAGAACAAGTGCAGTCTTCTGTAAATACATTTGTTGAAGGTAAATTCTCAGATCTTTTGAAAATCAAAGAGAAAAAAGCTTTCGAGGCCGCTTCAAAACAATTAGAAAGTGAAATTGTAGAGAAATTTTTAGAAGAAAATGAAGTCTTCACGGCTTTGAATATTAAAACAGCCTTTAAAAAAGCTAAATCTGATTATATGCGTGCTTTAATACGCGAACAAGGTTTGCGTTCTGATGGACGTTCAGTAACAACAATCCGCCCTATTTCTATTGACACATCTTTCCTACCAAGAACCCACGGTAGTTGTTTATTCACTCGTGGAGAAACACAAACCATGGCTGTTTGTACTTTAGGTAGCGAAGCCATGGCACAACGCTATGAAGACTTGAATGGTGAAGGGTTAGCTAAATTTTATTTGCAATATTTCTTCCCTCCTTTCTCTGTTGGAGAAGTAGGAAGAATAGGCTCTCCCGGAAGAAGAGAAATTGGTCACGGCAAGCTTGCTGAAAAAGCTTTAGCCCACACTCTACCTGATCCCTCAAAGTTTCCTTATACTATCCGTATAGAATCCAATATTACTGAATCTAACGGTTCTTCGTCTATGGCTTCTGTTTGCGGAGGCTGTTTAGCTCTAATGGACGCTGGAGTCCCTATTAGAACTCCTATAGCAGGTATTGCTATGGGATTAATCTTAGATAATGATCACGTAACTATTCTTTCAGATATTTCTGGATTAGAAGATCATTTAGGAGATATGGACTTTAAGGTTGCTGGGAACACTGAAGGAATCACAGCATTCCAAATGGATATCAAAGTAGAAGGTATTACTCCTGCAATTATGCAAGCAGCTCTAACTCAAGCTAAAGCTGGTCGTCAACATATTCTTGACATCATGAAAGAAGCCCTTGCTGCTCCAAAAACAGATTTATCGCAATACGCTCCTCGTATCGAAACGATGCAGATCAAGCCAAATAAGATTGCTACTGTTATTGGACCTGGAGGTAAACAGATTCGTCAAATTATTGAAGAAGCTGGAGTTCAAATTGATATTAATGACTCAGGTCTTGTCAGTATCTCAGCATCTTCTCCACAAGCGATAGAAAAAGCTAAGTCTATTATTGAAGGTTTAGTTGGCGAAGTTGAAGTTGGAAAGATCTATGAAGGTCGTGTGACATCGATTGTTCCTTTTGGAGCTTTCGTAGAAATTCTTCCAGGTAAGGAAGGTCTTTGCCATATTTCTGAATTCTCTAAACAACGTATAGAAAACGTTGGTGATTTCGTTAAACAAGGAGACATTTTGGCTGTTAAGCTGTTAAGCATTAACGAAAAAGGTCAATACAAACTTAGCCACAAAGCTACCCTGAGTGAGTAG
- the rpsO gene encoding 30S ribosomal protein S15, translating to MSLDKGTKEEITKKFQLHEKDTGSADVQIAILTEHITELKEHLKRSPKDQNSRLALLKLVGQRRKLLEYLNSTDTERYKNLITRLNLRK from the coding sequence ATGTCTTTGGATAAGGGAACTAAAGAAGAAATTACAAAAAAGTTTCAACTTCATGAAAAGGATACCGGTTCAGCAGATGTGCAGATCGCTATATTAACGGAACACATTACAGAACTAAAAGAACACCTCAAGAGATCTCCTAAAGACCAAAATTCTCGACTAGCCTTACTAAAATTAGTAGGACAAAGAAGAAAGCTCTTAGAGTATCTTAACTCTACAGACACCGAAAGATATAAAAATTTAATTACAAGATTAAATCTAAGAAAATAA
- the tadA gene encoding tRNA adenosine(34) deaminase TadA: MDIEKDIFFMNQALKEARLAYDEDEVPVGCVIVKDNKIIARGHNTTERLQDPTAHAEILCIGAAAQYLENWRLVDTVLYCTLEPCLMCAGAIQLARIRRIVWAAPDLRLGAGGSWINVFTEKHPFHHVECFSGICREESEQLMKQFFIEKRKEKNEK, from the coding sequence ATGGATATAGAAAAAGATATATTTTTTATGAATCAAGCTCTTAAGGAAGCTCGCCTGGCGTATGACGAAGACGAGGTTCCTGTAGGCTGTGTTATAGTTAAAGATAATAAGATAATTGCTCGTGGTCATAATACTACGGAAAGGCTACAAGATCCCACGGCTCATGCTGAAATTTTATGTATAGGGGCAGCAGCACAATATTTGGAGAATTGGCGTTTGGTAGATACTGTGCTCTATTGTACTCTAGAGCCTTGTTTAATGTGTGCCGGAGCTATTCAGTTGGCTCGTATTCGTAGAATTGTCTGGGCAGCCCCAGATTTACGTTTGGGTGCAGGGGGAAGTTGGATAAATGTTTTTACAGAAAAACACCCATTTCACCATGTGGAATGTTTTTCTGGGATCTGTCGTGAAGAGTCTGAACAATTGATGAAACAATTCTTTATAGAGAAGCGAAAAGAGAAAAATGAAAAATAA
- a CDS encoding CT847 family type III secretion system effector → MSIQSTASNIDKVPTVVPPSTQVIPESIVINKPSAIYFCISVMLQLSTSTTEFGKSIMAVLQDNTVAQQKKTKELINLPLLKVPDLQKVDNFDDKKPEYKNQTEIQAYQTSNQQITANRQLIQQELSAAQQRAQANQKAVNATSTESMKLLQATNALLSSLKEYTIKANLTTSPSD, encoded by the coding sequence ATGAGCATCCAATCTACAGCATCAAATATTGATAAAGTCCCAACAGTTGTTCCTCCAAGTACACAAGTTATCCCCGAGAGTATTGTAATTAACAAACCTTCGGCTATCTACTTTTGTATTTCTGTAATGCTACAGTTATCGACATCAACTACAGAATTTGGAAAGTCTATTATGGCAGTACTACAAGATAATACTGTAGCACAACAAAAGAAAACAAAAGAGCTTATCAACTTGCCTTTATTGAAAGTTCCTGATCTTCAAAAAGTTGATAATTTTGATGACAAAAAGCCTGAATATAAAAACCAAACAGAAATTCAAGCTTACCAAACATCGAATCAGCAAATTACTGCTAACCGACAGTTAATCCAACAAGAGCTTTCCGCCGCACAACAAAGAGCTCAAGCAAACCAAAAAGCTGTAAATGCTACATCTACGGAGTCTATGAAGTTATTGCAAGCAACTAATGCTCTCCTATCTTCATTAAAAGAATACACTATTAAAGCAAATCTAACGACATCTCCGTCTGATTAA
- a CDS encoding DUF720 domain-containing protein: MWFSSPALQTSPRAAIDVPGTSITGGPNTATADEIIAKFAKDSNPLIITVYYVYQSVLVAQDNLSIIAQELQSNASAQTFLNNQEALYQYVTIPKNKLNDNSSAFLQDVQATNQAVGASRQALQNQISGLGNGSQVISSNLNTNNNIIQQSLQVGQALIQTFSQIVSLIANI, encoded by the coding sequence ATGTGGTTCTCTTCTCCAGCACTTCAAACTAGTCCTAGAGCCGCTATCGACGTTCCCGGAACATCTATTACAGGTGGGCCCAATACAGCAACAGCTGACGAAATTATTGCAAAATTTGCTAAAGATTCCAACCCACTCATTATTACCGTATACTATGTATACCAGTCGGTATTGGTTGCTCAGGACAACTTATCTATTATCGCTCAAGAACTTCAGTCTAACGCTTCTGCTCAAACTTTTTTAAACAACCAAGAAGCTTTATACCAATATGTAACCATCCCTAAGAACAAATTAAATGATAACTCATCAGCATTCTTACAGGATGTTCAAGCAACGAATCAAGCTGTTGGAGCTTCTCGACAAGCTCTCCAAAACCAAATTTCAGGGCTAGGAAACGGTTCCCAAGTGATTTCAAGTAATTTGAACACTAACAACAACATTATCCAACAGTCCTTACAAGTAGGTCAGGCTTTAATTCAAACGTTCTCACAAATTGTGAGCTTGATAGCAAACATTTAA
- a CDS encoding DUF720 domain-containing protein, protein MTVQPISTTSTASIATREATQAAQLPPLDPLNTPPIGALLFSIYELLLQAIEIRQQTVLTQSQQLNDNTNIQQQLNQATNQIKFAVVSAGGKEDEITRVQNQNQNYSAQRSNIQDELVTARQNGQIILSHASTNINIIQQLASQDSSFLKTTSSIGSTVNQLNKPPS, encoded by the coding sequence ATGACAGTACAACCTATAAGCACCACATCTACGGCTTCGATAGCAACTAGAGAAGCGACGCAGGCTGCTCAACTTCCCCCACTGGATCCATTAAACACACCTCCTATTGGCGCATTGCTTTTTAGCATTTACGAGCTTCTTTTACAAGCGATTGAAATTCGACAACAAACAGTTCTGACTCAATCACAACAATTAAATGATAATACTAATATTCAACAACAATTAAACCAAGCAACTAATCAAATCAAATTTGCTGTAGTAAGTGCTGGGGGGAAAGAAGACGAAATTACTCGAGTACAAAACCAAAACCAAAACTACTCCGCTCAAAGGTCTAACATTCAAGACGAATTAGTGACTGCTCGACAAAATGGACAAATTATTCTCTCACACGCATCTACGAACATTAACATCATCCAACAACTAGCTTCTCAAGACTCCTCATTCTTAAAAACAACAAGTTCCATTGGAAGTACAGTAAACCAACTCAATAAACCTCCTTCATAA
- a CDS encoding methionyl aminopeptidase, with the protein MKRNDPCWCGSKRKWKHCHYPQAPQVSWEQQKQYYASQYDIILKTPEQIEKIRHACQITARILDALCEASKEGVTTEELDQLSRQLHKEYDAIPAPLNYGSPPFPKTICTSLNEVICHGIPNDIPLRNGDIMNIDVSCIVDGYYGDCSRMVMIGDVSDIKKRICQASLDCLNAAIAVLKPNLPLYEIGEAIEACADTYGFSVVDQFVGHGVGIKFHENPYVPHYRNRSNIPLAPGMTFTIEPMINVGKKEGVIDPRNHWEARTCDNQPSAQWEHTLLITETGYEILTLLEK; encoded by the coding sequence ATGAAAAGAAACGATCCCTGTTGGTGTGGAAGCAAACGCAAGTGGAAACATTGCCACTATCCCCAGGCCCCTCAAGTATCTTGGGAACAACAAAAACAATACTACGCGTCACAGTATGACATTATTTTAAAGACTCCTGAGCAAATTGAAAAAATTCGTCATGCCTGTCAAATTACCGCTCGCATCCTTGATGCACTCTGTGAAGCATCTAAAGAAGGTGTAACCACAGAAGAACTGGACCAACTCTCGCGTCAACTACATAAAGAATATGATGCAATTCCAGCTCCTTTAAATTACGGGTCTCCACCTTTTCCAAAAACAATTTGTACTTCACTTAATGAGGTAATCTGTCATGGAATTCCAAATGATATTCCTCTAAGGAACGGCGATATTATGAATATCGACGTTTCTTGCATTGTCGATGGATACTATGGTGATTGTAGTCGTATGGTCATGATCGGTGATGTCTCAGACATCAAGAAACGCATCTGTCAGGCATCTTTAGATTGTCTCAACGCAGCTATCGCTGTATTAAAACCTAATCTACCCTTATATGAAATTGGCGAAGCTATAGAAGCTTGTGCTGATACTTATGGGTTTTCTGTGGTAGATCAGTTTGTAGGTCATGGTGTGGGAATCAAATTCCATGAAAACCCTTATGTGCCTCATTATAGAAACCGTAGTAATATACCCTTAGCTCCTGGAATGACATTTACCATAGAACCTATGATCAATGTTGGGAAAAAAGAAGGAGTTATCGATCCAAGAAATCATTGGGAAGCAAGAACTTGCGATAATCAGCCCAGTGCACAATGGGAGCACACTCTACTCATTACTGAGACAGGTTATGAGATACTAACTCTTCTAGAGAAGTAA
- a CDS encoding MarC family protein, which yields MLLTLINLSLLFYVLFDAPGSVPVFVSLLKHYSAKRQQRIILRECIFALVTLLLFVTFGRKFFQFLDISLYAFQFIGGVLLFSVSLKMMLVPPPIESDSSEPQSEPIFFPLAFPVITGPAVITSLLSYMEEDLFSKELILGAMIIAWVLSVFTLLSSSFFNRILGSSGLVALERLFSIALLLMSANLMLKGISIAFNIGFYIK from the coding sequence ATGCTATTAACTCTGATTAATCTTAGCTTACTATTTTACGTGCTCTTTGATGCCCCAGGATCTGTTCCTGTTTTTGTGTCTTTATTGAAGCACTATTCGGCAAAAAGGCAACAACGAATCATTCTTAGAGAATGTATTTTTGCTCTTGTTACCTTATTACTTTTTGTCACCTTTGGAAGGAAATTCTTTCAATTTCTTGATATCTCCCTTTACGCATTTCAATTTATCGGCGGTGTTTTATTGTTTTCAGTGTCACTGAAAATGATGCTGGTCCCTCCACCTATAGAATCCGATTCATCTGAACCTCAATCGGAGCCTATCTTCTTTCCTCTAGCCTTCCCTGTAATCACCGGACCCGCGGTTATTACCTCATTGCTTAGCTATATGGAAGAAGATCTGTTTTCTAAAGAACTCATCCTTGGTGCTATGATCATCGCTTGGGTATTATCTGTATTCACCTTGTTAAGCTCGAGTTTTTTCAATCGTATTCTCGGATCTTCTGGTTTAGTTGCTTTAGAAAGATTGTTCAGTATTGCCTTATTATTAATGTCTGCAAACCTGATGCTCAAAGGTATTTCAATAGCATTTAACATAGGTTTTTATATTAAGTAG
- a CDS encoding MarC family protein, protein MDTIYFLLPQACILLLAADALTNVLVLNHVLARYSRRERLSLLARESVFALFSMFALYEAALGTLYVLKTPLCAIQVVGGIAVTLTGMRAILNLSRENSWKGFTSPSALSLVTPIALPLMIGPSWLAACCILIGKRYSFASVSLILILSWTLISLATIILQVFVGGGKEKAKVLLATQTVLGLFATIVGTQLLMSGLQLAFL, encoded by the coding sequence ATGGATACTATTTATTTTCTACTGCCCCAAGCTTGCATATTACTGTTAGCTGCTGATGCTCTAACTAATGTTTTAGTATTAAATCATGTACTTGCTCGTTATTCCAGAAGAGAGCGCTTGTCGCTATTAGCGAGAGAAAGTGTATTTGCCCTCTTTAGCATGTTTGCTCTTTATGAAGCAGCTTTAGGCACTCTATATGTATTAAAAACTCCTCTATGCGCAATACAGGTTGTTGGAGGTATTGCCGTCACTTTGACGGGAATGCGGGCTATTTTAAATTTAAGTAGAGAAAATAGTTGGAAAGGTTTTACATCCCCCTCTGCTTTATCTTTGGTAACACCCATAGCTTTACCTCTTATGATCGGGCCCTCTTGGCTAGCAGCTTGCTGTATTTTAATAGGTAAACGCTACAGCTTCGCTTCTGTTTCTCTTATTCTCATTCTTTCTTGGACCCTCATTTCTTTAGCAACGATAATCCTACAAGTTTTTGTCGGCGGAGGAAAAGAAAAAGCTAAAGTACTTCTTGCTACACAAACGGTGCTCGGTCTTTTCGCGACAATTGTAGGTACACAGCTACTTATGTCTGGATTACAGTTAGCCTTCTTATAA
- a CDS encoding nucleoside monophosphate kinase, with product MIDESIAESIKLYTKPFSSILLFGPPGAGKDLLGNFIAHGDSQVYVSLGDIFRCYPIGSPIRQLFHKYAVSGSLIPDEDVVAVWNYYVQGLVATGQFLPDRQDLLISGLPRTVGQAKLLDSYITVRHVIILEVHEEAKLLERTQQSLYSKGRINEVGIEVLQKRLQSYQKDIDAIIQHYPIHKISRISADQKPMEVLRDVLSRLAHVFSHPGKPVN from the coding sequence ATGATAGATGAATCAATAGCAGAGAGCATAAAGCTTTATACTAAACCCTTCTCCTCCATTCTTTTGTTTGGTCCTCCAGGAGCTGGTAAAGATTTGTTAGGAAACTTCATAGCCCATGGGGATAGCCAGGTATATGTTTCCCTTGGGGATATTTTCCGTTGTTATCCTATAGGGTCTCCTATTCGACAGCTTTTTCATAAATACGCAGTTTCTGGATCCTTGATTCCTGATGAAGATGTTGTTGCTGTATGGAATTATTATGTTCAAGGATTGGTTGCTACTGGACAATTTCTACCAGATCGTCAAGATCTGCTTATTAGCGGTCTTCCAAGAACAGTAGGACAGGCGAAGCTTTTAGATTCCTATATCACAGTACGTCATGTAATTATTTTAGAGGTGCATGAAGAGGCTAAGTTGCTTGAGCGTACGCAACAATCTCTTTATAGTAAGGGTAGAATTAATGAGGTTGGTATTGAAGTATTGCAAAAGCGCTTGCAATCATATCAAAAAGATATAGATGCCATCATTCAACACTATCCTATTCATAAGATTTCTCGTATTAGTGCTGACCAGAAACCGATGGAAGTACTTCGAGATGTGTTGTCTCGCCTTGCCCATGTATTTTCTCATCCTGGCAAACCTGTGAATTAG